The proteins below come from a single Angustibacter sp. Root456 genomic window:
- the pdxH gene encoding pyridoxamine 5'-phosphate oxidase, whose translation MSEQRPVDSVVKPVVDPTARMDYSGDLIGDLDEAGGPGAPLSWIERWYADAQADPRVAEPGAMVVATVDADGLPDARSVLLKGLSPDGLTFYTNTRSAKGHQLAHQPYAALVLLWHPMFRQVRVRGPVTPTSAEDAAAYFAARPRGSQVATRASRQSQPIGSRAELEAKVAAEEARWPDTGSPDDVPAPSTWGGYLVRPDVVELWVGQRSRLHDRLVFRRAGDGGLDDASSWRTERLQP comes from the coding sequence GTGAGCGAGCAGCGGCCCGTCGACTCGGTGGTCAAGCCCGTGGTCGACCCCACGGCACGGATGGACTACTCCGGTGACCTCATCGGCGATCTTGATGAGGCCGGCGGCCCCGGCGCGCCGCTCAGCTGGATCGAGCGGTGGTACGCCGACGCGCAGGCGGACCCGCGCGTCGCCGAGCCGGGCGCGATGGTCGTCGCCACCGTCGACGCCGACGGGCTGCCCGACGCGCGCAGCGTCCTGCTCAAGGGCCTGTCGCCGGACGGCCTCACCTTCTACACCAACACGCGGTCGGCGAAGGGTCACCAGCTCGCGCACCAGCCGTACGCGGCCCTCGTGCTGCTGTGGCACCCCATGTTCCGCCAGGTCCGGGTGCGCGGGCCGGTGACGCCGACGTCCGCCGAGGACGCCGCGGCGTACTTCGCCGCCCGTCCGCGCGGCTCGCAGGTGGCCACGCGGGCCTCGCGGCAGTCGCAGCCGATCGGCTCGCGCGCCGAGCTCGAGGCCAAGGTGGCGGCCGAGGAGGCGCGCTGGCCCGACACCGGCTCGCCGGACGACGTCCCCGCGCCGTCGACGTGGGGCGGCTACCTCGTGCGCCCGGACGTCGTCGAGCTGTGGGTCGGTCAGCGCTCGCGGCTGCACGACCGGCTGGTCTTCCGGCGGGCCGGCGACGGCGGCCTGGACGACGCGTCGTCCTGGCGCACGGAGCGCCTGCAGCCGTAG